A DNA window from Thermococcus sp. 4557 contains the following coding sequences:
- a CDS encoding serine/threonine-protein kinase, giving the protein MRRVPFFFKIVLALTVILFIGTPQVLGIGGTTQIDVSAYLKPQSITAGNYATLTVTVKEIGDDDAVDVRVTPEIAGYSNIVISPETAYVDKIPQGESRTFEFRVFVPSSESSGSKTITVTVQYTDPGLLEDKTYSKRTYVSLYVTHPYTPTETRSYADLSGTTNGGFSYALIAMILVGVGIVVLGYVHSRRSSGKDTKSFEDEGLPTTAQPEIRTPPKLVPYFPPELLNKYEPLKFLGEGGFAKVFKVRRKSDGKIIALKVSRLDEKAKRFFLKEVKAWRLLDHPNIVKLYNAFDEPLPHLEIEFVDGIQLNGEVIRDLGKYPKPVEEEKALQFIRGIAEGLKHAHSKQVFHRDLKPQNVLITSDLTPKITDWGLAKVGAVSTTATTTKGLTLLYAAPEQLDDETYGHTDARTDIYQLGLIFYELLTGKLPYQGTSPAVVMAKVINPAVKPKPPSHFNIALAKYDGIFEKLLAKEKEQRYQSVEEFLHDLELMKKLDAERNKLAEEIEKTKTTMNMTTDSKELKKLMRQLVEQLSRNALLHAQLNDKAGLINALEDLKAFSKAHREELEGAIGQFELMMRESVPISKSTLDELKVLLHKVQREVEG; this is encoded by the coding sequence ATGAGACGCGTACCCTTTTTCTTTAAGATAGTACTCGCCCTAACGGTGATTCTGTTCATTGGAACGCCGCAAGTATTAGGAATCGGGGGAACCACTCAGATAGACGTATCTGCGTATCTAAAACCCCAATCCATAACGGCGGGGAACTATGCAACATTGACCGTCACGGTTAAGGAGATTGGAGATGACGATGCCGTTGATGTTAGAGTCACTCCAGAAATCGCGGGATACAGCAACATAGTGATATCCCCAGAAACCGCATACGTAGATAAAATCCCCCAAGGGGAAAGCAGAACCTTCGAGTTTAGAGTGTTTGTTCCGTCATCTGAATCCAGCGGAAGCAAAACGATAACTGTAACGGTTCAGTACACTGATCCCGGATTGTTGGAAGACAAGACATACAGCAAGAGGACGTATGTCTCGCTGTATGTCACCCACCCGTACACTCCCACAGAAACCAGGAGTTACGCAGATCTCTCCGGCACCACAAATGGTGGTTTCTCTTATGCACTAATAGCCATGATTCTTGTCGGAGTTGGAATTGTTGTCCTAGGTTACGTACACAGCAGGAGATCCAGCGGTAAAGACACGAAAAGTTTTGAAGATGAAGGTTTGCCCACGACCGCTCAACCAGAAATTAGAACCCCACCAAAGCTCGTCCCCTACTTCCCCCCCGAGCTCCTCAACAAATACGAGCCCCTCAAATTCCTTGGTGAGGGCGGCTTTGCAAAGGTATTCAAAGTAAGGAGGAAATCAGACGGAAAAATCATAGCCCTAAAGGTCTCCCGCCTGGACGAGAAGGCCAAGAGGTTCTTCCTCAAGGAGGTTAAAGCTTGGCGCCTGCTTGATCACCCCAACATAGTGAAGCTCTACAACGCCTTCGACGAGCCGTTGCCACACCTAGAAATCGAGTTTGTTGACGGAATCCAGCTCAACGGCGAGGTCATCAGAGACCTCGGCAAGTATCCGAAGCCCGTCGAGGAGGAAAAGGCACTCCAATTCATCAGGGGTATCGCAGAGGGCCTCAAACACGCCCACAGCAAGCAGGTCTTCCACAGGGATTTGAAGCCCCAGAACGTCCTCATAACCAGTGATTTGACTCCTAAGATAACCGACTGGGGATTGGCTAAAGTCGGTGCAGTTTCAACGACTGCCACGACAACAAAGGGCCTAACCCTTCTCTACGCCGCTCCGGAACAGCTCGACGACGAGACCTACGGCCACACCGATGCCAGGACGGACATCTACCAGCTCGGACTCATATTCTACGAGCTGCTAACGGGCAAGCTCCCCTATCAGGGGACTTCTCCCGCCGTTGTCATGGCCAAGGTGATAAACCCTGCCGTGAAGCCCAAGCCGCCGAGCCACTTCAATATTGCTCTGGCGAAGTACGACGGCATTTTTGAGAAGCTTCTCGCAAAGGAGAAAGAACAGCGCTATCAGAGCGTCGAGGAGTTCCTCCACGATCTTGAGCTAATGAAGAAGCTCGACGCGGAGAGAAATAAACTGGCCGAGGAGATAGAGAAGACAAAGACCACGATGAACATGACGACCGATAGCAAAGAGCTCAAAAAGCTCATGCGCCAGCTGGTTGAACAGTTGAGCAGGAACGCCCTCCTTCATGCTCAGCTCAACGACAAGGCCGGACTCATCAACGCACTGGAAGACCTGAAGGCGTTCTCAAAGGCCCACAGGGAGGAGCTTGAGGGCGCAATAGGCCAGTTCGAGCTGATGATGCGCGAGAGCGTGCCCATAAGCAAGTCCACGCTGGACGAGCTCAAAGTACTCCTCCACAAGGTGCAGAGGGAGGTGGAGGGCTAA
- a CDS encoding 26S protease regulatory subunit produces the protein MPVDLSGPLMSAFRKAKKEFEEAIKKGDKETARKKALECSRILKQLAKYDEFNRESYLQKAKKWETIARDVEAGRYGVKRKHRPMKEGGSGKEAGTEDGEEDKFKQYVENLITKSKVKWSDIGGLEEVKMLMMETVVISALQRPESIQPWKGILLFGPPGTGKTLLASAAAGSLNATFFSVKASNVLSKYFGESTKIISALYEVAREKAPSIVFMDEIDALTTKRSGDQSEASRRMLSTLLTELDGFQDKKSDILVLTLAATNTPWDLDEAVLSRFPRRIYVPLPDEKATKEIIKINTRGLDISRLDLDAIAEESVRRLYSGRDLKNLCQEAIWHMIREENRDLHKLAELPFHELRKRSLRTRPLEMRDFEEAFKRIKSPLTRKEIERYEKWAEEFGG, from the coding sequence ATGCCCGTCGATCTTTCCGGTCCCCTGATGTCAGCCTTTAGGAAGGCCAAGAAGGAGTTTGAGGAAGCGATAAAGAAGGGCGACAAGGAAACCGCCAGAAAAAAGGCCCTCGAATGCTCCAGGATACTGAAGCAACTCGCGAAGTATGACGAGTTCAACCGCGAGAGCTACCTGCAGAAGGCCAAGAAGTGGGAGACCATAGCGAGGGACGTTGAAGCCGGCCGCTACGGGGTAAAGAGGAAGCACAGGCCGATGAAAGAAGGTGGAAGCGGAAAGGAGGCCGGGACGGAGGACGGCGAGGAGGACAAGTTCAAGCAATACGTCGAGAACCTGATAACGAAGTCCAAGGTCAAGTGGAGCGACATAGGCGGGCTGGAAGAGGTCAAGATGCTGATGATGGAAACGGTCGTCATCTCCGCCCTGCAGAGGCCCGAATCGATCCAGCCCTGGAAGGGTATCCTGCTCTTCGGCCCGCCGGGAACCGGCAAAACGCTGCTCGCCTCTGCAGCGGCCGGAAGCCTGAACGCGACCTTCTTCAGCGTTAAGGCCAGCAATGTCCTCAGCAAGTACTTCGGCGAGTCCACCAAGATAATCTCGGCCCTCTATGAGGTTGCCAGGGAAAAGGCCCCGAGCATAGTCTTCATGGATGAGATAGACGCCCTGACGACCAAGCGCTCCGGCGACCAGAGCGAGGCCTCGAGGAGAATGCTCTCAACACTTCTCACGGAACTCGACGGCTTCCAGGACAAAAAGAGCGACATACTGGTCCTGACTTTGGCGGCGACCAACACTCCCTGGGATTTGGACGAGGCGGTCCTTTCCCGCTTCCCGCGCAGGATTTACGTCCCGCTGCCGGACGAGAAGGCCACGAAGGAGATAATCAAGATCAACACCCGCGGACTGGACATAAGCCGGCTTGATCTCGACGCGATAGCGGAGGAGAGCGTCAGGAGGCTCTACTCCGGAAGGGACCTCAAGAACCTCTGTCAGGAGGCGATATGGCACATGATACGCGAGGAGAACAGGGATCTCCACAAGCTGGCGGAGCTTCCCTTCCACGAGCTGAGAAAGCGCTCCCTGAGGACGAGACCCCTGGAAATGAGGGACTTCGAGGAGGCCTTCAAGAGGATCAAGAGCCCGCTGACGAGGAAGGAGATCGAGCGGTACGAGAAGTGGGCGGAGGAGTTTGGGGGATGA
- a CDS encoding serine/threonine-protein kinase — translation MDKLVAKINWSFNRWKGFDWEAFRRRYESGFEFVRQTGYAHEWWNFYEGFSPDKYYGTILNRPKRFRRGIVLFISMNPLDGRWYFVGFYGDAVRPPTDAPTGTPLRDLLPEEVIRNLTQLVRAGEWEDRHLSYISQVLNGREYQGTLVARKRYSASFLPEAYIEVSPDDLGVGRIGGQWKITYKITSTQIRRLLETAKRRHEKIESKEAKIVVERINRTLKDFVGVTTESNGPRAGEESPRKRKKLTIKIPDDLLTLDTKKPSNGEIPKDFPQALLSRYEPLEFLGEGGFARVYKVKRRKDGKIVALKIPRIDERTSGLFVKEVAAWYNLNHENIVRLYRADILPVPYLEMEFVEGAEIDGELFRDLGAYPKPVPERMAIKLITGIAEGLKHAHSKGIYHLDLKPLNVLLKADLTPKITDWGLAKISARSSLSRHYGYSPLYAAPEQLDEETYGEPDGRTDVYQLGLIFYELLTGELPYKATSPGALVGKILHAKPKPMSELKPELKRLDGVFEKLLAKRKEERYQSVKEFLNALESLSELEREKGELIKTGLALRRSRSREEFERLKIESARKTVKVAVLAARLNDKAELLAALDDLKFYTEENLDDLLNAIAQVEMLLKEGIPISSEVEEKVRALLLRIEREVSR, via the coding sequence TTGGATAAACTGGTGGCAAAGATAAACTGGTCCTTCAACCGCTGGAAAGGGTTTGACTGGGAAGCATTCAGGAGAAGGTATGAATCAGGCTTCGAGTTTGTCAGGCAAACGGGATATGCTCACGAATGGTGGAACTTCTACGAGGGATTCTCCCCTGACAAATACTACGGTACCATTCTCAACAGGCCAAAAAGATTCCGCAGGGGGATAGTGCTGTTCATTAGCATGAATCCCCTCGACGGCAGATGGTACTTCGTTGGCTTTTATGGAGATGCCGTGAGACCTCCAACCGATGCTCCCACCGGAACGCCTCTAAGGGACCTTCTCCCAGAGGAAGTCATACGCAACCTGACCCAACTCGTGAGGGCAGGGGAATGGGAAGACAGGCACCTGTCGTATATATCCCAGGTCCTGAACGGTAGGGAATACCAGGGGACACTCGTTGCCAGGAAGAGGTACTCCGCCTCATTTCTACCGGAGGCCTACATCGAGGTTTCTCCCGATGACCTCGGAGTCGGAAGGATCGGGGGGCAATGGAAGATAACATACAAAATAACCTCTACGCAGATTCGCAGGCTTTTAGAGACGGCCAAGAGGAGACACGAGAAAATCGAAAGCAAAGAGGCAAAGATCGTGGTGGAGAGGATAAACCGCACCCTCAAGGATTTCGTGGGAGTTACAACGGAATCAAATGGCCCACGGGCTGGTGAGGAAAGCCCCAGGAAGAGGAAAAAATTGACAATAAAAATCCCAGATGACTTACTAACTTTGGACACGAAGAAACCCTCCAATGGAGAGATTCCAAAGGACTTCCCACAAGCCCTTCTCTCACGCTACGAACCCCTTGAATTCCTCGGTGAGGGCGGCTTCGCCAGGGTGTACAAGGTCAAGAGAAGGAAAGACGGAAAGATTGTTGCCCTCAAGATACCGAGAATAGACGAGAGGACGAGCGGCCTGTTCGTCAAAGAAGTCGCCGCGTGGTACAACCTAAACCACGAGAACATAGTCAGGCTTTACAGGGCAGACATCTTGCCGGTTCCGTATCTGGAGATGGAGTTCGTTGAGGGCGCTGAGATCGATGGGGAGCTGTTCAGAGACCTCGGAGCTTATCCAAAGCCCGTTCCCGAGAGGATGGCAATTAAACTAATCACGGGCATCGCCGAGGGTCTCAAGCATGCACACTCAAAGGGCATCTACCACCTCGATCTCAAACCCTTGAACGTCCTCCTCAAAGCCGACCTGACGCCAAAGATAACGGACTGGGGACTGGCGAAGATAAGCGCGAGGAGCTCGCTGAGCAGGCACTACGGCTACTCCCCGCTGTATGCCGCTCCTGAACAGCTTGACGAAGAAACCTACGGCGAACCCGACGGAAGAACCGACGTCTACCAGCTCGGGCTGATCTTCTACGAGCTCCTAACGGGCGAGCTCCCGTATAAAGCCACCTCTCCTGGTGCCCTCGTTGGAAAAATCCTCCACGCAAAGCCCAAGCCCATGTCCGAGCTCAAGCCTGAGCTCAAGAGGCTCGACGGAGTTTTTGAAAAGCTCCTGGCGAAGAGGAAAGAAGAGCGCTACCAGAGCGTTAAGGAGTTCCTAAATGCCCTGGAATCCCTCTCTGAATTGGAGCGGGAGAAAGGCGAGCTAATAAAAACCGGCCTGGCGTTGAGGAGAAGCCGCTCGCGGGAGGAGTTCGAGAGGCTGAAGATTGAAAGCGCCCGCAAGACGGTTAAGGTCGCGGTTCTGGCGGCGAGGCTCAACGATAAGGCCGAACTGCTGGCGGCGCTGGACGACCTCAAGTTCTACACGGAGGAGAACCTCGACGACCTGCTCAACGCGATAGCCCAGGTGGAGATGCTGCTGAAGGAGGGGATTCCGATAAGCTCCGAGGTCGAGGAAAAGGTTAGGGCGCTGTTACTGAGGATCGAGAGGGAGGTGTCGAGGTGA
- a CDS encoding serine/threonine-protein kinase has product MQRRSLEADFIRRLFVSIFIVYLLGEFGVVLALLIFLPLIVRIIEESASPTRAPVTRASSKRQDLRKVLREGFIFEAPPELNEGVEALLRVGMRNVSSRPLAVTIRLDELGEYGKVSPGRIDLSLAPGEVKSTFVRFIPRKVGEIKARAGLKSGIYLVRVPLTLRVKSLPREESEPLPSGPGGLEKLLSRYVSVEPIGSGGFATVYRAVKPDGSTVALKVPHSLSEGVGRQFLHEVAVWSGLRHRNIVRLYEANIVPVPYIEMEYCEGSLGGIKKPLSPERVAEIAFNVCEGLKYAHERGVIHRDIKPSNILLKDGTPKISDWGLSKVLTESRTTTATFTPLYAAPEQISKRFGRTDERTDVWQLGVLMYELATGKVPFDGEDFIEVAEKITMEDPVPPSELNPDARPLEPVIMRCLAKRKEERYQSVAELQRDLAEILGGKYRRELERSTDLSRSAYYAGQLLLLHLKLGDAKEALKYALSLRRYARGKVREELDGLIESLEARVEEGLPVPEHLIAKGEIIVHRISMP; this is encoded by the coding sequence ATGCAACGGCGCTCCCTGGAGGCCGACTTCATTCGTCGCCTTTTTGTTTCCATTTTCATTGTGTATCTGTTGGGCGAGTTCGGGGTAGTTTTGGCTCTGTTAATCTTCCTGCCGCTAATAGTAAGGATTATTGAAGAGAGCGCGAGTCCCACCCGTGCACCCGTTACGAGGGCGTCCTCTAAAAGACAGGATCTACGGAAGGTTCTCCGCGAGGGCTTCATCTTCGAAGCACCTCCGGAACTGAACGAAGGCGTTGAGGCCCTCCTGAGGGTTGGGATGAGGAATGTTTCTAGCCGCCCTTTGGCAGTCACAATACGGCTGGACGAGCTTGGGGAGTACGGAAAGGTATCCCCCGGAAGAATAGACCTCTCGCTGGCTCCCGGTGAGGTCAAATCAACCTTCGTGAGGTTCATTCCGCGGAAAGTTGGCGAGATAAAAGCCCGCGCAGGGTTGAAATCCGGGATCTACCTGGTGAGAGTTCCCTTAACTCTCAGGGTTAAGTCGCTCCCAAGGGAGGAATCCGAACCCCTGCCCTCGGGGCCCGGCGGGCTGGAGAAACTGCTGTCAAGGTACGTGTCCGTGGAACCAATTGGTTCCGGCGGCTTCGCCACCGTCTACCGCGCAGTGAAACCGGACGGCTCGACTGTGGCGCTTAAGGTTCCCCACAGCCTCTCCGAGGGAGTGGGGAGGCAGTTCCTTCATGAGGTTGCCGTCTGGAGCGGGCTGAGGCACCGAAACATAGTCAGGCTCTACGAGGCAAACATCGTCCCCGTGCCGTACATAGAGATGGAGTACTGTGAGGGCTCGCTGGGAGGCATCAAGAAGCCCCTTTCCCCGGAGAGGGTGGCGGAGATAGCCTTCAACGTCTGTGAGGGCCTGAAGTACGCCCACGAGCGGGGAGTAATCCACAGGGACATAAAGCCGAGCAACATCCTTCTGAAGGACGGCACGCCAAAGATAAGTGACTGGGGGCTGAGTAAGGTATTGACTGAGAGCAGGACGACCACAGCTACCTTTACCCCTCTCTACGCCGCTCCGGAGCAGATAAGCAAACGCTTCGGCAGAACCGATGAGAGGACGGACGTCTGGCAGCTCGGCGTTCTCATGTATGAGCTTGCGACCGGAAAGGTGCCCTTCGACGGGGAGGACTTCATCGAAGTCGCCGAAAAGATAACGATGGAGGATCCCGTTCCCCCAAGCGAGCTGAATCCGGATGCAAGGCCCCTCGAGCCGGTAATAATGAGGTGCCTCGCCAAGAGGAAGGAGGAGCGCTATCAGTCAGTTGCCGAGCTGCAGAGGGATCTGGCGGAGATTCTCGGTGGGAAGTACAGGAGGGAGCTCGAGAGGAGCACGGACCTTTCGCGCTCTGCATACTACGCCGGCCAGCTGCTCCTGCTCCACCTGAAGCTCGGGGATGCCAAGGAGGCCCTCAAGTACGCTCTCTCCCTCAGGAGGTACGCCAGAGGAAAGGTTAGGGAAGAGCTGGATGGCTTGATAGAAAGCCTTGAAGCCAGGGTTGAGGAGGGTCTGCCCGTTCCGGAACATCTAATCGCCAAGGGTGAGATTATTGTCCACAGAATTAGTATGCCGTAA
- a CDS encoding PEGA domain-containing protein, with protein MRYLGFIVALGMILALLSPIAAAATPTWTKNIGVYSVYISPSGEKIFVGTGDGVYLFDRNGTEVWHTELPEAIKLLAVSPDMKYVVGAGEKNVYVINALNGEFLWSTDTKGKIESLAASGDRFVVGTLFSVEAYRYTGKLTFLRFPETRTSGGVAMAAEVGYSVGFADKAIVLAGDKVIYYRADGTEGWKYDPYADASADRNFETLAISPDNSLIAVGGKDGVWILDVYGTFRDKLAISNVIDLEFTPDGKYIAILTSDGKVYLADRDGNVEWSKATRGTPKDLAVTLHYVGIATDEGVEILTTKDGSSVNFYDIGNTNSVAGTEKADYLAAGGEKLGFFNFNYAVLTVRTDPSGAEVYINGVYKGTSPLSLTLDPGKYKVTVSMEGYYSNETTVNLDLGESETVALTLEKRAEIETPTGTVTTTTTSPGVSMEKYRLGGREIDFRPSEDYLREMSSYAIQKTEELIDRINELGYTADLAGPILERAKQEYLNGNYADARDKALEAWITAFREFWVQYDMAILSKGGIDVGPIRESYDSGNLEDALGKAVTLSGKLEGEQKGLFDAADGAAAVVDEYWKKDVRLWNYVDPLLDSAGKFKDGDVKGAKELAEKARVALKNAGKNGENALSEILAKARSGELDEEKLKEFETGSFGDVETETQTNEGGGGICGPGLFAIPALLPALLTRKVRR; from the coding sequence ATGAGGTACCTGGGGTTTATCGTGGCACTGGGCATGATACTTGCCCTTCTGTCCCCCATAGCAGCCGCAGCCACACCCACCTGGACAAAAAACATCGGGGTGTACTCGGTATACATATCCCCAAGTGGGGAAAAGATATTCGTGGGAACCGGGGACGGAGTGTACCTCTTCGACCGGAACGGGACCGAGGTTTGGCACACGGAACTGCCCGAGGCCATCAAACTCCTCGCGGTTTCGCCGGACATGAAGTACGTGGTGGGAGCGGGAGAGAAGAACGTCTACGTGATAAACGCCCTCAACGGAGAGTTCCTCTGGAGCACGGACACGAAGGGGAAGATAGAGAGCCTGGCCGCTTCGGGGGACAGGTTCGTCGTGGGGACGCTCTTCAGCGTTGAGGCCTACAGGTACACAGGAAAGCTGACGTTCCTGCGATTTCCGGAGACCAGGACCTCCGGCGGGGTCGCTATGGCGGCGGAGGTAGGTTACTCCGTTGGATTCGCGGACAAGGCCATAGTGCTCGCAGGGGACAAGGTCATCTACTACCGGGCCGATGGGACAGAAGGGTGGAAGTACGACCCATACGCCGACGCCAGTGCCGACAGGAACTTTGAGACCCTGGCAATAAGTCCGGACAACTCCCTGATAGCGGTCGGTGGAAAGGACGGGGTCTGGATACTCGACGTCTACGGGACGTTCCGCGATAAGCTTGCCATTTCAAACGTCATCGACCTAGAGTTCACCCCTGACGGGAAGTACATAGCGATCCTTACCTCTGACGGGAAGGTTTACCTGGCGGACAGGGACGGAAACGTTGAATGGTCAAAGGCAACCAGAGGTACCCCTAAGGATCTGGCGGTCACGCTCCACTACGTTGGAATTGCGACGGATGAGGGCGTGGAGATACTGACGACGAAGGACGGCTCGTCCGTGAACTTCTACGATATCGGCAACACGAACTCCGTGGCCGGGACGGAAAAGGCCGATTACCTGGCCGCCGGTGGGGAAAAGCTCGGCTTCTTCAACTTCAACTACGCGGTCCTCACTGTGAGAACTGATCCAAGCGGGGCGGAGGTTTACATAAACGGGGTTTACAAGGGCACGTCACCGCTCAGCCTGACCCTTGATCCCGGAAAGTACAAAGTCACTGTGAGCATGGAGGGGTACTACTCGAACGAAACGACTGTCAATCTGGATCTGGGGGAGAGCGAGACGGTGGCTCTGACCCTGGAGAAGAGGGCGGAGATAGAGACTCCAACCGGAACGGTCACCACCACTACCACCAGTCCGGGGGTATCGATGGAAAAATACAGGCTCGGCGGCAGGGAAATCGACTTCCGGCCCTCTGAGGACTACCTGCGCGAGATGTCCAGCTATGCCATTCAGAAAACGGAGGAACTGATTGACAGGATAAACGAACTCGGTTACACCGCGGACCTCGCAGGGCCCATCCTTGAGCGGGCGAAGCAGGAGTACCTCAACGGAAACTACGCGGACGCGAGGGACAAGGCCCTTGAGGCGTGGATAACCGCGTTCAGGGAGTTCTGGGTTCAGTACGACATGGCAATACTGTCAAAGGGGGGCATCGACGTAGGCCCTATCCGGGAGAGCTACGACTCGGGGAACCTCGAGGATGCCCTCGGAAAGGCAGTAACGCTAAGTGGAAAGCTGGAGGGTGAGCAGAAGGGGCTGTTCGATGCCGCAGATGGGGCCGCGGCGGTTGTGGATGAGTACTGGAAGAAGGACGTCCGCCTCTGGAACTACGTTGATCCACTCCTCGACTCGGCCGGGAAGTTCAAGGACGGCGACGTGAAGGGAGCGAAGGAACTGGCGGAGAAGGCAAGGGTCGCACTGAAAAACGCGGGCAAGAACGGAGAGAATGCACTCAGCGAGATACTGGCTAAGGCAAGAAGTGGGGAACTGGACGAGGAGAAGCTGAAGGAGTTTGAAACGGGCAGCTTTGGCGATGTTGAGACGGAAACGCAGACCAACGAAGGTGGAGGCGGCATCTGTGGACCAGGACTCTTCGCAATTCCCGCACTGCTCCCGGCACTGCTCACCCGGAAGGTGAGACGGTGA
- a CDS encoding pentapeptide repeat-containing protein, with protein MKCVHSYRHNPIKECPREAEEDSAFCPFHEPVGGKDFERADLSGEDLEEAYLSGANLRKVNLEGSNLRYADLSDADLTHANLGWALLNSADLSGSILSHASLSNSRLDGSDLTGARLISADLSLASLENATLANADLRGAELYGANLNGTNLFNTDFRGAKLYGVSLSGAKNLRYAKFDRVVVEEVTGDRLVREGRYAEAAESYNRAIDVYLLLKKLFTEQGIYDMASTYSVGEWRVRGKIQRLAHRVPGRYVEAFVPLTARSGKRWLTFLEGHLRWLVNRFLWYTSSYGESPGRVFLTTVAVILLYAFVYTLLGAVSGASGFWENLYFSVVTFTTVGYGDYVPKPGYHLLAVSEAFLGAFMMAFFVVVLSRKVIK; from the coding sequence ATGAAGTGCGTCCACAGCTACCGTCACAACCCCATCAAGGAGTGCCCCAGAGAGGCGGAGGAAGATTCGGCATTCTGCCCCTTCCATGAGCCCGTTGGCGGGAAGGATTTTGAAAGGGCTGACCTCTCCGGCGAAGATCTGGAGGAAGCCTATCTCTCGGGCGCCAACCTTAGAAAGGTCAACCTGGAGGGCAGCAACCTGCGCTATGCCGATCTGAGCGATGCGGACTTAACCCACGCCAATCTGGGTTGGGCTTTACTCAATTCCGCTGACCTCAGCGGTTCCATCCTATCCCATGCCAGTCTGAGCAACTCCCGTCTCGATGGCAGCGACCTGACGGGGGCAAGGCTCATAAGCGCTGATCTCTCACTGGCGAGTCTTGAGAACGCCACACTAGCCAATGCAGATCTCCGGGGAGCTGAGCTCTACGGTGCAAACCTCAACGGTACCAACCTCTTCAACACCGACTTCAGGGGCGCAAAGCTCTACGGTGTTTCCCTCAGCGGTGCCAAGAACCTCCGCTACGCGAAGTTTGATCGGGTAGTCGTTGAGGAGGTTACGGGGGACAGGCTCGTCAGGGAGGGAAGGTACGCCGAGGCCGCTGAGAGCTACAACCGGGCGATAGACGTTTACCTCCTGTTAAAGAAGCTCTTCACTGAGCAGGGGATATACGACATGGCGAGCACCTACTCCGTGGGCGAGTGGAGGGTGCGTGGAAAGATCCAGAGACTGGCCCACCGGGTTCCCGGTAGGTACGTTGAGGCCTTCGTTCCTCTCACGGCGAGGTCCGGAAAAAGATGGCTCACCTTCCTTGAAGGTCACCTCCGCTGGCTCGTCAACCGCTTCCTCTGGTACACCTCCAGCTACGGCGAGAGTCCGGGTAGGGTCTTTCTGACAACTGTGGCTGTCATTCTCCTTTATGCCTTTGTTTACACCCTCCTCGGAGCCGTCAGTGGGGCGTCAGGGTTCTGGGAGAACCTTTACTTCAGCGTGGTCACCTTTACCACAGTCGGCTACGGCGACTACGTTCCGAAGCCCGGCTACCACCTTTTGGCGGTGAGTGAAGCTTTTCTTGGAGCGTTCATGATGGCCTTCTTTGTCGTAGTGCTGAGCAGGAAGGTGATAAAGTAA